In bacterium, the following are encoded in one genomic region:
- a CDS encoding phage tail sheath family protein, which yields MAELRAPGVYFVTDEQRVAPLSLGQTGVPVFLGITRRGPLDVPVRIDSEAQFVEVFGEPLPDTYLGAALRGFFDNVDGHCHVLRVARVEGREDEDVARSAELVLHDGAGNPCLSVRARDPGTWGNGLRATVQTSVLQRTFLTRDADAGERVLQVKSAHGLAAGTLVQIQAGDVTQWTVVARVQEKTVSLAEPLRAPFPSAAPTYVTAFAFDLVVGDLERTERFEALSVFGNSPRFVERVNDISRLIKVTALRPEVLPELAQPVPFEAAPLVGGSDGIDNLGPDDFIGYDRGPASRRGLMCLVEYPDIDLLVMPDLMAAWQKSERFRSLRDVEAVQEAAIALCERSANRFAILDMPPGGDVQESLRWRRQFDSSRAALYFPWLVVLDGGRRRAVPPSGHVAGIFARSDRGHGVHKAPANEVAEGVVDLSVLLQDQHLALLYESGINCIRSFSARGLRLWGARTLSSDPEWRYVNVRRTVSAIAQAIENGTQWAVFEPNGPDLWKRLSRMVSAFLMELRDLGVLTGATPEEAFFVQCDKETNPPEQVSRGMLVTRIGLAVSRPVEFIVFRLAQRLENEAQSMED from the coding sequence ATGGCCGAGCTGAGGGCACCGGGGGTCTACTTCGTCACCGATGAGCAGCGGGTCGCTCCGCTGAGCCTCGGCCAGACCGGTGTGCCCGTGTTCCTCGGGATCACGCGCCGCGGCCCCCTCGACGTCCCCGTCCGCATCGACAGCGAGGCGCAGTTCGTGGAGGTGTTCGGCGAGCCGCTGCCGGACACCTACCTCGGCGCCGCGCTGCGGGGCTTCTTCGACAACGTGGACGGTCACTGCCACGTCCTGCGCGTCGCCCGGGTGGAGGGGCGCGAGGACGAGGATGTGGCGCGCTCCGCCGAGCTGGTGCTGCACGACGGCGCCGGCAACCCCTGTCTGAGCGTGCGCGCCCGCGACCCCGGCACCTGGGGCAACGGCCTGCGCGCCACCGTGCAGACCTCCGTCCTCCAGCGCACCTTCCTGACCCGCGACGCCGACGCCGGCGAGCGCGTGCTGCAGGTGAAGAGCGCCCATGGCCTCGCCGCCGGCACCCTGGTGCAGATCCAGGCCGGCGACGTGACGCAGTGGACGGTGGTGGCCCGCGTCCAGGAGAAGACGGTCTCCCTGGCCGAGCCCCTGCGCGCCCCCTTCCCGTCCGCCGCGCCCACCTACGTCACCGCCTTCGCGTTCGACCTGGTGGTGGGGGATCTGGAGCGGACGGAGCGGTTCGAGGCGCTGTCGGTCTTCGGCAACAGCCCCCGCTTCGTGGAGCGCGTCAACGACATCAGCCGGCTCATCAAGGTCACGGCCCTGCGGCCGGAGGTCCTGCCCGAGCTCGCCCAGCCCGTGCCCTTCGAGGCGGCCCCGCTGGTCGGCGGCTCCGACGGCATCGACAACCTGGGCCCCGACGACTTCATCGGCTACGACCGCGGCCCCGCCTCGCGGCGCGGGCTCATGTGCCTGGTGGAGTACCCCGACATCGACCTGCTGGTCATGCCGGACCTCATGGCCGCCTGGCAGAAGAGCGAACGATTCCGGTCACTTCGCGACGTCGAGGCCGTGCAGGAGGCCGCCATCGCCCTGTGCGAGCGGTCGGCCAACCGGTTCGCCATCCTCGACATGCCCCCCGGCGGCGACGTGCAGGAGAGCCTGCGGTGGCGGCGGCAGTTCGACTCGTCGCGCGCCGCGCTCTACTTCCCCTGGCTGGTCGTGCTCGACGGTGGCCGCCGCCGCGCCGTGCCGCCCTCCGGCCACGTCGCCGGCATCTTCGCCCGCAGCGACCGCGGCCATGGGGTGCACAAGGCCCCGGCCAACGAGGTGGCCGAGGGCGTCGTCGATCTCTCGGTGCTGCTCCAGGACCAGCACCTCGCGCTCCTCTACGAGTCGGGCATCAACTGCATCCGCTCGTTCTCGGCCCGGGGCCTGCGCCTCTGGGGGGCCCGGACGCTGTCGAGCGATCCCGAGTGGCGGTACGTCAACGTGCGCCGCACGGTGAGCGCCATCGCCCAGGCCATCGAGAACGGCACCCAGTGGGCCGTGTTCGAGCCCAACGGTCCTGACCTGTGGAAGCGCCTCTCCCGGATGGTCTCCGCGTTCCTCATGGAGCTACGCGATCTGGGCGTGCTGACGGGGGCGACCCCCGAAGAAGCCTTTTTCGTTCAATGCGATAAGGAGACGAATCCACCCGAACAGGTCAGTCGCGGTATGCTGGTCACCCGGATCGGGCTGGCCGTGTCGCGGCCCGTCGAGTTCATCGTGTTCCGGCTCGCGCAGCGGCTGGAGAACGAGGCCCAGAGCATGGAGGACTAG
- a CDS encoding phage tail assembly protein, with the protein MAFQTEFNFILPKGYVDPNGVLHREGVMRLATAKDEIAPLQDYRVQKNRAYLVIILLSRVITRLGTTDSINPSVIERLFSSDLAYLQEFYRRINEEGSAQIKTQCPACQHEYEIDLGAGVGES; encoded by the coding sequence ATGGCGTTCCAGACCGAGTTCAACTTCATCCTGCCGAAGGGCTACGTCGATCCGAACGGGGTGCTGCACCGTGAGGGCGTGATGCGTCTGGCCACCGCCAAGGACGAGATCGCGCCGCTTCAGGACTACCGCGTCCAGAAGAACCGGGCCTACCTGGTCATCATCCTGCTCTCGCGGGTGATCACCCGGCTGGGCACCACGGACAGCATCAACCCCTCGGTGATCGAGCGCCTCTTCTCTTCTGATCTTGCGTACTTGCAGGAATTCTACCGCCGGATCAACGAGGAGGGCTCTGCCCAGATCAAGACCCAGTGTCCGGCCTGCCAGCACGAGTACGAGATCGACCTGGGGGCAGGCGTGGGGGAATCGTGA
- a CDS encoding phage tail protein, translating into MAFSDQRRAFDHVGNFNFIVEVDGISAGAFKNVDGLSAEVSIVEYQDGNDLVLRKRPGRTKYGDITVKRGYVEDNSLFNWFMRGVEGKIERKSVSIILLNSAGDEVVRYNLFETWPSKWKGFTLDGKADDAAVEEITFCVEKWERVISESATAATGVIR; encoded by the coding sequence ATGGCCTTTTCTGACCAGCGCCGTGCGTTTGACCACGTCGGCAATTTCAACTTCATCGTCGAGGTCGATGGGATCTCGGCCGGCGCGTTCAAGAACGTCGACGGTCTGTCTGCCGAGGTCTCCATCGTCGAGTACCAGGACGGCAACGACCTGGTGCTGCGCAAGCGGCCCGGCCGCACCAAGTACGGCGACATCACCGTCAAGCGCGGCTACGTCGAGGACAACAGCCTCTTCAACTGGTTCATGCGGGGTGTCGAGGGCAAGATCGAGCGCAAGAGCGTGTCGATCATCCTCCTCAACAGCGCCGGTGACGAGGTCGTCCGCTACAACCTCTTCGAGACCTGGCCGAGCAAGTGGAAGGGCTTCACCCTGGATGGCAAGGCCGATGACGCCGCCGTCGAGGAGATCACCTTCTGCGTCGAGAAGTGGGAGCGCGTCATCTCCGAGTCCGCCACGGCGGCCACCGGCGTGATTCGCTGA
- a CDS encoding phage tail sheath family protein yields MAPEYLSPGVYVEEVPGASKPIEMVGTSTVGFIGESRKGPVNQVVFCPNWSTFTKNFGDFADSGHFAHAVYGFFNNGGARCFVLNVGQGEADKRPARFIGYDKGPGDRAGLHAFEEVEEIAIVCAPGQTDPAIQDAVLTHCEKMRYRFAILDSPEVIEAGGVDKLPKPRDSKYGAYYFPWIKVYDPNDGEIYVPPSGHMAGIYARSDAERGVHKAPANEIVRGALGLRYNITKGEQDILNPKGINCIREFTNRGIRVWGARTISSDPEWRYVNVRRLFNMVENSIEGGTQWVVFEPNDHMLWKRVSRNITAFLLRVWRDGALFGESPDQAFYVKCDAETNPPEVIDAGQLVVEIGMCPTKPAEFVIFRIGQMPTGGDVSE; encoded by the coding sequence ATGGCGCCTGAGTACTTGTCCCCCGGCGTTTATGTCGAGGAGGTCCCTGGGGCGAGCAAGCCCATCGAAATGGTGGGCACCAGCACGGTCGGCTTCATCGGCGAGAGCCGCAAGGGGCCGGTCAACCAGGTGGTCTTCTGCCCCAACTGGAGCACGTTCACGAAGAACTTCGGCGACTTCGCCGACAGCGGGCACTTCGCCCACGCCGTGTACGGGTTCTTCAACAACGGCGGCGCGCGCTGCTTCGTCCTGAACGTGGGTCAGGGCGAGGCCGACAAGCGCCCCGCGCGGTTCATCGGCTACGACAAGGGCCCCGGCGATCGCGCCGGTCTCCACGCCTTCGAGGAGGTCGAGGAGATCGCCATCGTCTGCGCGCCCGGTCAGACCGATCCCGCCATCCAGGACGCGGTGCTGACCCACTGCGAGAAGATGCGGTACCGCTTCGCCATCCTCGACTCGCCCGAGGTCATCGAGGCGGGCGGGGTCGACAAGCTGCCCAAGCCCCGGGACAGCAAGTACGGCGCGTACTACTTCCCCTGGATCAAGGTCTATGATCCCAACGACGGCGAGATCTACGTGCCGCCGTCCGGGCACATGGCCGGCATCTACGCGCGCTCCGACGCCGAGCGCGGCGTCCACAAGGCGCCCGCCAACGAGATCGTCCGCGGCGCGCTGGGCCTGCGGTACAACATCACCAAGGGCGAGCAGGACATCCTGAACCCCAAGGGGATCAACTGCATCCGCGAGTTCACCAACCGGGGCATCCGGGTGTGGGGCGCGCGGACCATCTCCAGCGATCCCGAGTGGCGCTACGTGAACGTCCGCCGCCTCTTCAACATGGTGGAGAACTCCATCGAGGGCGGCACGCAGTGGGTGGTCTTCGAGCCGAACGACCACATGCTGTGGAAGCGCGTGAGCCGCAACATCACTGCCTTCCTCCTGCGCGTCTGGCGTGATGGGGCTCTCTTCGGGGAGTCGCCGGATCAGGCCTTCTACGTGAAGTGCGACGCCGAGACGAACCCGCCGGAGGTCATCGACGCTGGCCAGCTCGTGGTGGAGATCGGAATGTGCCCCACGAAGCCGGCCGAATTTGTTATCTTCCGCATCGGGCAGATGCCGACGGGTGGTGACGTCTCCGAGTGA